A genome region from Gemmatimonadota bacterium includes the following:
- a CDS encoding Rid family hydrolase, translating into MHQHYDSDRAPEPVGPYPHARRVGNLLFLSGIGPRARDQQAIPGVTLGPDGEIESYDIEAQCHSVFRNVRCILEDAGSAWENLVDITVYLTDMEEDFAVFNRVYREYFKENQPCRTTVGVSRLPTPIAIELKCIATI; encoded by the coding sequence TTGCATCAGCACTATGACTCCGACCGCGCCCCCGAACCGGTGGGGCCCTATCCCCATGCCCGCCGCGTCGGGAATCTGCTGTTCCTTTCGGGCATCGGTCCCCGCGCCAGGGACCAGCAGGCGATTCCGGGAGTAACCCTGGGTCCGGACGGCGAGATCGAATCCTACGATATCGAGGCACAGTGCCACTCGGTCTTCCGTAACGTCCGCTGCATCCTCGAAGACGCGGGCAGTGCCTGGGAGAACCTGGTGGATATCACCGTGTATCTCACCGACATGGAAGAGGACTTCGCCGTGTTCAACCGGGTCTACCGCGAGTATTTCAAGGAGAACCAGCCCTGCCGAACCACGGTCGGCGTTTCCCGGCTGCCCACCCCGATCGCCATCGAACTGAAATGCATCGCCACCATCTGA
- a CDS encoding phytanoyl-CoA dioxygenase family protein, producing MLEQFQRDGYILVPDVFSAEEMDAALEAMERNFYGKSYTSWLGDFERGEQGSVGDGFTTKQDEVVGRSQFPVGDPALDRLVENDRYLDLFELFLGDRPSYCNAHLFMRTGPVDERYPDETWSGYHVDHNTNCVLPPSMDAGRFSYVNSGVYLHDVDDDGAPMLLVPGSHTRAAEVFAEGWATGNMASVSHVRDIRKAGLQDPVPAVGTRGTAAFYSSYLLHSAQPFQNKKKQRAFWTLSMCRRDADRWTRFANPFIYGEREYMLPFITQTTPRVRSLFGWPEPGHPYYTAQTLGLLAQAFPGIDLAPYRDAPSRAS from the coding sequence ATGCTGGAACAGTTTCAACGCGACGGCTACATCCTCGTTCCTGATGTCTTCAGCGCCGAAGAAATGGACGCCGCGCTGGAAGCCATGGAGCGGAATTTCTACGGCAAATCCTATACGTCCTGGCTCGGGGACTTCGAACGCGGCGAACAGGGATCCGTGGGAGACGGGTTCACCACGAAGCAGGACGAAGTGGTGGGAAGATCCCAGTTCCCCGTCGGCGATCCGGCGCTCGACCGGCTCGTCGAGAACGACCGTTACCTCGATCTCTTCGAGCTGTTCCTGGGCGACCGGCCCAGCTATTGCAACGCCCACCTCTTCATGCGCACGGGACCGGTGGACGAGCGGTATCCCGACGAAACATGGAGCGGATATCACGTCGACCACAACACCAACTGCGTCCTTCCTCCGTCCATGGACGCCGGGCGATTCTCGTATGTCAACTCCGGCGTGTACCTCCATGACGTCGACGACGACGGCGCGCCCATGCTGCTTGTTCCGGGGTCGCACACGCGGGCGGCCGAGGTTTTCGCCGAGGGATGGGCTACGGGCAACATGGCCAGCGTCAGCCACGTCCGCGACATCCGCAAGGCAGGCCTGCAAGATCCGGTCCCGGCCGTGGGCACGAGGGGAACCGCGGCCTTCTATTCGTCCTACCTGCTCCACTCGGCGCAACCCTTTCAAAACAAGAAAAAGCAACGGGCGTTCTGGACCCTTTCCATGTGCCGCCGCGACGCCGACCGATGGACCCGGTTTGCGAACCCCTTCATCTACGGCGAGCGGGAGTACATGCTTCCCTTCATCACGCAGACGACGCCCCGCGTGCGATCGCTGTTCGGCTGGCCCGAACCCGGTCACCCGTACTACACGGCACAGACGCTGGGCCTTCTTGCACAGGCCTTTCCGGGTATCGACCTGGCCCCCTATCGCGATGCGCCGTCCCGGGCATCATGA
- a CDS encoding FAD-dependent monooxygenase, with the protein MGVKRETITLVGAGLAGSLLAVFLARRGFRVEVYEKRHDIRRESSGTGQAGQAGRSINLAMSARGLHALGQVGLKDEVLGMAIPMTGRLIHPVDGDQVLQPYGQRDDEVIYSVSRGELNRVLVSAAERQDGVRLHFNARCTGLEFRTGVLYVRDDATNHVHSLRPRRIIGVDGSASAIRAAMMNVGRFDLSQQYLTHGYKELTIPAGPDGAYRMEPNALHIWPRGLYMLIALPNMDGSFTCTLFFPHEGEYSFASLLDPHQVRDFFSRQFPDATALMPDLATLYRNNPTGSLVTLKCFPWHYRDRVLLLGDAAHAIVPFFGQGMNCAFEDCTVLDECIEAHWPDWGTIFESFGRHRKENTDAIADMALANYVEMRDLVSDPGFQLRQKVGFLLEQKYPDLFIPRYSMVSFHRFPYSEALHRGEVQDGILRELCASISSEDQVDWNRANRLVRERLGAH; encoded by the coding sequence ATGGGTGTCAAGCGGGAGACCATAACCCTGGTGGGCGCGGGTCTTGCCGGATCCCTGCTGGCGGTCTTTCTCGCCCGGCGGGGATTCCGCGTCGAGGTGTATGAAAAGCGGCACGATATCCGGCGGGAGTCATCCGGCACCGGCCAGGCCGGCCAGGCCGGCCGCTCGATCAATCTGGCCATGTCCGCCCGGGGGCTCCATGCCCTGGGCCAGGTCGGCCTGAAGGACGAAGTCCTCGGCATGGCCATTCCCATGACGGGCCGGCTGATCCATCCCGTGGACGGCGACCAGGTCCTTCAGCCCTACGGCCAGCGGGACGACGAGGTCATCTACTCCGTCTCCCGCGGCGAACTGAACCGCGTCCTGGTAAGCGCCGCGGAGCGGCAGGACGGCGTGCGGCTTCACTTCAACGCCCGGTGCACCGGGTTGGAATTCCGTACCGGCGTGCTGTACGTCCGCGACGACGCGACCAATCATGTCCACTCGCTCCGCCCGCGGCGGATCATCGGCGTGGACGGCTCTGCATCGGCCATTCGGGCCGCCATGATGAATGTGGGGCGGTTCGATCTCTCCCAGCAGTACCTGACCCACGGGTACAAGGAACTGACCATTCCCGCCGGACCGGACGGCGCTTACCGGATGGAGCCCAACGCCCTCCACATCTGGCCGCGGGGCCTGTACATGCTTATCGCGCTGCCTAACATGGACGGGAGCTTTACCTGTACCCTCTTCTTTCCCCATGAAGGCGAGTACAGCTTCGCCAGTCTCCTGGACCCGCACCAGGTACGGGACTTTTTCTCCAGGCAGTTCCCCGATGCGACGGCGCTGATGCCCGATCTGGCCACCCTGTACCGCAACAATCCCACGGGCTCCCTGGTCACGCTCAAGTGCTTCCCCTGGCACTACCGCGACCGGGTCCTGCTCCTCGGCGACGCCGCTCATGCCATCGTGCCGTTCTTCGGCCAGGGGATGAACTGCGCTTTCGAAGACTGTACCGTCCTCGACGAATGTATCGAGGCACACTGGCCGGACTGGGGAACGATATTCGAATCCTTCGGCCGCCACAGGAAGGAAAACACGGATGCCATCGCCGATATGGCGCTGGCCAACTACGTCGAGATGCGCGACCTCGTAAGCGACCCCGGCTTTCAGTTGCGGCAGAAGGTGGGTTTCCTCCTGGAGCAGAAGTACCCCGACCTGTTCATCCCGCGGTACTCCATGGTGTCGTTCCACCGGTTTCCCTACAGCGAGGCGCTGCACCGCGGTGAAGTCCAGGACGGCATCCTGCGGGAGCTCTGCGCTTCCATCTCTTCGGAAGACCAGGTCGACTGGAACAGGGCGAACCGCCTGGTCAGGGAGCGGCTCGGCGCCCACTGA
- a CDS encoding amidohydrolase family protein: MCDYTGPGSIPKIDIHTHILPENWPDLHKRYGYGGFVELDHYRPGCARMMIDGRQFREIQANSWDPPTRIGECDDAGVHVQVLSTVPVMFSYWAQPADALDLSRMLNDHIAEVTRTWPRRFIGLGTVPMQAPDLAIREMERCVRELGLSGIEIGTHINGNNLSEPHLFPVFEAAAELGAAVFIHPWDVRGQETMEKYWVPWLVGMPAETSRAICSMIFGGVLERLPDLRVAFAHGGGSFPATIGRIDYGFKIRPDLCAVDNDVLPSDYLGRFYLDSLVHDSRILDYLIHLIGPDHLALGSDYPFPLGEAVPGKMIESMSHLDDDVKSRLLYRSALNWLNLEADRFFGGNV; this comes from the coding sequence ATGTGCGACTACACCGGCCCCGGCTCCATACCCAAGATCGACATCCATACCCATATCCTGCCCGAAAACTGGCCCGATCTGCACAAGCGGTACGGGTACGGCGGGTTCGTCGAACTGGACCATTACCGGCCGGGATGCGCGCGCATGATGATCGACGGCAGGCAGTTCCGCGAAATCCAGGCCAACTCGTGGGATCCGCCGACCCGGATCGGAGAATGCGACGACGCCGGCGTGCACGTCCAGGTTCTCTCCACCGTCCCGGTGATGTTCAGCTACTGGGCGCAGCCGGCGGACGCGCTGGACCTTTCCCGCATGCTCAACGACCATATCGCCGAGGTAACCCGCACCTGGCCCCGGCGGTTCATCGGCCTGGGGACCGTGCCCATGCAGGCGCCCGACCTGGCCATCCGGGAAATGGAACGGTGCGTCCGGGAACTGGGACTGTCCGGCATTGAGATCGGGACCCATATCAACGGGAACAACCTGAGCGAACCCCACCTGTTTCCGGTATTCGAAGCGGCGGCTGAACTGGGCGCGGCGGTGTTCATCCACCCTTGGGACGTCAGGGGGCAGGAGACCATGGAGAAGTACTGGGTGCCCTGGCTGGTTGGCATGCCCGCTGAGACCTCACGGGCTATCTGTTCCATGATTTTCGGCGGGGTGCTCGAGCGCCTGCCCGACCTGCGCGTGGCCTTTGCCCACGGCGGCGGGTCCTTTCCCGCGACCATCGGGCGAATCGACTACGGGTTCAAGATCCGCCCCGACCTGTGCGCGGTGGACAACGACGTGCTGCCGAGCGACTACCTGGGCCGGTTCTACCTGGATTCCCTCGTACACGACAGCCGCATCCTGGACTACCTGATCCACCTCATCGGGCCGGACCACCTCGCCCTGGGATCGGACTATCCCTTCCCCCTCGGCGAAGCGGTGCCGGGCAAGATGATCGAATCCATGAGCCACCTGGACGATGACGTCAAGTCCCGGCTGCTTTACCGCTCCGCGCTCAACTGGTTGAACCTGGAAGCAGACCGGTTTTTCGGTGGGAACGTTTAG
- a CDS encoding amino acid permease — MSHTHDDELVEEILPAGQPRLLRVLTAKTGTAVIIGAIIGSGIFMVPSTVASQVGSPSLSLFVWIIGGVLALAGALCYAELGAAIPRSGGTYAFLRRAYNTDLIAFLFGWAFLFIIITGAMGAVATVFARYAGGLFGIEDLWTERWMAVGCILFLTLVNCLGVKLGGSVQNVFAFIKVGAVLAVILLGFSLASGSEVSWTPLVQEKTGTALLGGLSLAILGALFAYNGWFFVTFIATEIKDPARSIPRAIFAALAIVATVYILANVVYLTVLSFEELQASRRPAADTLQALVGPTGAMAISAAIMLTTFGTVNAQLMVAPRVYHAMANHEIFFRGCQ; from the coding sequence ATGTCACATACTCATGACGACGAACTCGTAGAGGAGATACTGCCGGCAGGCCAGCCCCGGCTGCTCCGGGTACTGACCGCAAAAACCGGTACGGCGGTGATTATCGGTGCGATCATCGGATCGGGCATCTTCATGGTACCGAGCACGGTGGCCTCGCAGGTCGGCTCGCCCTCGCTCAGCCTGTTCGTGTGGATCATCGGCGGCGTGCTCGCCCTGGCGGGCGCCCTGTGCTACGCGGAACTCGGCGCGGCCATACCGAGGAGCGGAGGCACCTATGCCTTCCTCCGGCGGGCCTACAACACGGACCTGATCGCCTTTCTTTTCGGATGGGCATTTCTCTTCATCATTATTACGGGCGCCATGGGCGCCGTGGCCACCGTTTTCGCCCGGTACGCCGGTGGACTCTTCGGCATAGAAGATCTCTGGACCGAACGGTGGATGGCCGTGGGATGCATACTGTTCCTGACCTTGGTCAACTGCCTGGGCGTCAAGCTTGGTGGGTCGGTTCAGAACGTGTTCGCCTTCATCAAAGTCGGCGCCGTCCTGGCCGTCATCCTGCTCGGGTTCTCCCTGGCATCAGGCTCGGAGGTCTCCTGGACCCCGCTGGTGCAGGAGAAAACGGGAACCGCGCTTCTGGGCGGCCTGAGCCTTGCGATTCTGGGGGCGCTGTTCGCCTACAACGGCTGGTTCTTCGTGACGTTCATTGCGACCGAAATCAAGGACCCGGCACGGAGCATTCCGCGGGCGATTTTTGCCGCGCTGGCCATCGTGGCCACGGTCTACATCCTGGCCAATGTCGTATACCTGACGGTCCTGTCCTTCGAGGAACTTCAGGCATCCCGCCGGCCGGCCGCCGATACCCTCCAGGCCCTGGTGGGACCAACCGGGGCAATGGCCATTTCGGCGGCGATCATGCTGACGACTTTCGGAACGGTCAATGCCCAGCTGATGGTGGCGCCCAGAGTCTATCACGCCATGGCGAATCACGAGATCTTCTTCCGGGGGTGCCAGTAG
- the hpaD gene encoding 3,4-dihydroxyphenylacetate 2,3-dioxygenase — MAIPEANPSPPFNIVRASHAEWGVTDLDYARDFYIDLLGYVCEDDAGDTLYLRGMEERNHHSLILTKADEPVAHRIAFKVAGDSDLDRAEAFYNEAGCPTAFVDRYAQGRTLQVDDPFGVPLEFYHEMERRDLLLQEYHRYRGAHIQRIDHFNLFSHDVNGMTAFYAESLGFRPTEVTVADIGDEDSDLWATWLHRRGGVHDIAFTNGLGPRLHHIGVYVPTAMDIIHFCDRLASSEHRDAFERGPGRHGISNAFFLYLFDRDGHRIELFTGDYVTVDPDHPARIWDLKDTRRQTLWGQAAPRSWFEHGTRFYGVNPVPSQLEAAPIIAPE; from the coding sequence GTGGCCATTCCCGAAGCGAACCCTTCCCCGCCCTTCAACATCGTCCGCGCCAGCCACGCGGAGTGGGGCGTGACGGACCTGGACTACGCCCGCGACTTCTATATCGACCTGCTGGGGTACGTCTGCGAGGACGACGCGGGTGACACGCTATATCTTCGCGGCATGGAGGAACGCAACCACCATTCGCTGATCCTTACGAAGGCGGACGAGCCGGTCGCGCACCGCATCGCCTTCAAGGTCGCCGGAGATTCCGACCTGGACCGGGCCGAGGCGTTCTACAACGAGGCCGGATGCCCCACGGCTTTCGTTGACCGGTACGCCCAGGGCCGTACGCTGCAAGTGGACGATCCCTTCGGCGTTCCCCTGGAGTTCTACCACGAAATGGAGCGGCGGGACCTGCTGCTTCAGGAGTACCACCGGTACCGCGGCGCCCATATCCAGCGTATCGACCATTTCAACCTGTTTTCCCATGACGTGAACGGGATGACGGCCTTTTACGCCGAGTCGCTCGGATTCCGGCCGACGGAGGTGACCGTGGCCGACATCGGAGACGAGGATTCCGACCTCTGGGCTACCTGGCTGCACCGTCGGGGGGGCGTCCACGACATTGCCTTCACCAACGGACTGGGGCCGCGCCTGCATCACATCGGGGTCTACGTGCCCACGGCCATGGACATCATCCACTTCTGCGACCGCCTGGCCAGTTCGGAACACCGCGACGCTTTCGAGCGGGGACCGGGACGCCACGGGATCTCGAACGCCTTCTTCCTGTACCTGTTCGACCGGGACGGCCACCGGATCGAGCTGTTCACGGGAGACTACGTCACCGTCGACCCGGATCATCCCGCGCGGATCTGGGACCTGAAGGACACCCGGCGGCAGACCCTGTGGGGACAGGCCGCCCCGCGGTCCTGGTTCGAGCACGGCACCCGTTTTTACGGTGTGAATCCGGTGCCTTCACAGCTCGAAGCCGCACCGATCATTGCGCCTGAATAA
- a CDS encoding 3-hydroxyanthranilate 3,4-dioxygenase translates to MPVTAPFNFKAWIDEHRHLLKPPVGNQCVYTEAEDFIVMVVGGPNARKDYHYNEGEEFFYQVEGDIVLKIIDDGKPVDIPIREGEIFLLPAGVPHSPQRPADTVGLVMETKRRTGEIDGFMWYCESCGEKLYEEHFELEDIVSQLPPVMNRFFSSEENRTCKLCGVVMPKPKGG, encoded by the coding sequence ATGCCGGTAACGGCTCCATTCAATTTCAAGGCCTGGATCGACGAACACAGGCACTTGCTCAAACCGCCGGTCGGCAACCAGTGCGTGTATACGGAGGCGGAGGATTTCATCGTCATGGTCGTCGGCGGACCGAACGCCCGCAAGGACTACCACTACAACGAGGGCGAAGAGTTCTTCTACCAGGTGGAGGGCGACATCGTACTGAAGATCATCGACGACGGCAAGCCGGTGGACATCCCGATCCGGGAAGGCGAGATCTTCCTGCTGCCGGCCGGCGTGCCCCACTCGCCCCAGAGACCGGCGGACACCGTGGGACTGGTCATGGAGACCAAGCGGAGGACCGGGGAAATCGACGGGTTCATGTGGTACTGCGAAAGCTGCGGGGAGAAACTCTACGAGGAACATTTCGAACTGGAAGACATCGTCAGCCAGTTGCCGCCCGTCATGAACCGGTTTTTCAGCAGCGAGGAGAACCGTACCTGCAAGCTTTGCGGCGTGGTCATGCCGAAACCGAAAGGCGGGTGA
- a CDS encoding aldehyde dehydrogenase, which translates to MHVLNYIGGDLRGPAGGGCLDNVDPATAAVLGRIPDSDARDVEEAVKAAEDAFPAWSSLSAQERSRHLLRIADLIEEKREELALAESDDTGKPVALAEAVDIPRAASNFRFYATAIEHFASEAHAMDKTAINYTLRAPIGIAGCISPWNLPLYLLTWKIAPALAAGNCVIGKPSELTPTTAFLLSGICMEAGLPAGVLNIVHGYGHKAGSAVADHPRVPVLSFTGGTETGRKIAAAAAPHFKRVSLELGGKNPNIVFADCPYEDALQTALQSSFSNQGEICLCGPRIFIERPLYETFRDDFVARTRQLTVGDPRAADNRLGAVVSEAHMDKILSYIELARDEGGRVLCGGHRVRENGRCRDGWFVAPTVIEGLPPDCRTNQEEIFGPVVSLLPFDTEDEVIAQANGTSYGLAAMLWTGNLGRAHRVAERLHAGIIWINCWMLRDLRTPFGGMKHSGVGREGGFEALRFFTEPKNVCIKV; encoded by the coding sequence ATGCATGTACTCAATTACATCGGCGGCGATCTGCGCGGACCGGCCGGCGGCGGCTGCCTGGACAATGTCGACCCCGCCACGGCCGCCGTGCTGGGCAGGATTCCGGACTCGGACGCCCGGGACGTGGAAGAAGCGGTGAAGGCTGCGGAAGACGCCTTTCCCGCCTGGTCGTCCCTGTCCGCCCAGGAGCGTTCCCGGCATCTGCTCCGCATCGCCGACCTGATCGAGGAAAAGCGGGAAGAACTGGCCCTGGCGGAATCGGACGATACGGGCAAGCCGGTGGCCCTGGCGGAGGCGGTGGACATACCCCGGGCCGCGAGCAACTTCCGGTTCTACGCCACGGCCATCGAGCACTTCGCCAGCGAAGCCCACGCCATGGATAAAACCGCCATCAACTACACCCTGCGCGCACCCATCGGCATCGCCGGCTGCATTTCGCCCTGGAACCTGCCTCTCTACCTGCTGACGTGGAAAATTGCGCCAGCGCTGGCCGCCGGAAACTGCGTGATCGGCAAGCCCTCCGAACTCACCCCCACGACCGCGTTTTTGCTGTCCGGAATCTGCATGGAGGCGGGACTGCCGGCGGGCGTGCTGAACATTGTGCACGGCTACGGCCACAAGGCGGGATCTGCTGTGGCGGACCATCCGCGGGTCCCGGTCCTATCCTTCACCGGCGGGACGGAAACGGGGAGGAAGATAGCGGCCGCGGCCGCCCCCCACTTCAAGCGGGTCTCCCTCGAACTGGGCGGGAAGAACCCGAACATCGTCTTCGCGGACTGCCCCTACGAGGACGCGCTGCAGACCGCCCTGCAGTCCTCCTTCTCCAACCAGGGCGAGATCTGCCTGTGCGGTCCGCGCATCTTCATCGAACGCCCCCTGTACGAGACCTTTCGCGACGATTTCGTCGCACGGACCCGGCAACTCACCGTCGGCGATCCCCGGGCTGCCGACAACCGGCTCGGCGCCGTCGTGTCGGAGGCCCACATGGACAAGATCCTGTCCTACATCGAACTGGCGAGAGACGAAGGCGGACGCGTCCTCTGCGGAGGTCACCGGGTTCGGGAAAACGGGCGCTGCCGGGACGGATGGTTCGTGGCGCCCACGGTGATCGAGGGACTGCCGCCGGACTGCCGGACCAACCAGGAAGAGATCTTCGGCCCTGTCGTGTCGCTCCTGCCCTTCGATACCGAGGACGAGGTGATTGCCCAGGCCAACGGCACGTCGTACGGACTCGCCGCCATGCTGTGGACCGGCAACCTGGGCCGGGCTCATCGCGTCGCCGAACGCCTGCACGCCGGCATCATCTGGATCAACTGCTGGATGCTGCGGGACCTCCGCACGCCCTTTGGCGGCATGAAACATTCGGGGGTGGGCCGCGAGGGAGGATTCGAGGCCCTGCGGTTCTTCACGGAACCCAAGAACGTGTGTATTAAAGTATAG
- a CDS encoding sulfatase-like hydrolase/transferase: MPRPHIIYILSDEHAGQAMGHAGDPNLRTPNMDRMAAEGVSFARARANCPVCTPSRGTIFSGRHAHAGPVQGFHDVYKPASPSTATILREAGYHTAYFGKWHCGTVRDQIPPEVRRDPGYYDLKAAPRTPEFHRGGFQDWYGFEMNNAPFKGFYYRESDVDPTRMPGYQTDALTDMAIAYLQDYDGDRPLFLVLSVEPPHWPLEAPDACMRFDPPSLKTRPNFGGNPGLRERLAAYYAMIENLDGNIGRMLDALGEIDGFRDNTITVYFSDHGDFMGSHGQMEDKGHPHEESVRVPAIFHGPGIVAPQGARLDPFSLVDMAPTTLGLAGMPVPEHMQGADYSPACKGGDFEGPGDVLLEMVGAPRVHFDYADWRGLATDRWKYAFYETGHELLFDLWEDPYESRNLADANPAVLTDMRSRLLELLKITREPYFDVIVRHGVRPDGPALNISRRRREGIAPSWGDLIRNA; this comes from the coding sequence ATGCCTCGACCACACATCATCTACATTCTGTCCGACGAGCACGCGGGACAGGCCATGGGCCACGCGGGCGATCCCAACCTGCGGACCCCCAACATGGACCGCATGGCCGCGGAGGGGGTGAGTTTCGCGCGCGCCCGGGCCAACTGTCCCGTGTGCACGCCTTCGCGGGGCACCATATTCTCGGGCCGCCACGCCCACGCCGGCCCGGTGCAGGGATTTCACGACGTGTACAAGCCGGCGTCGCCGAGCACGGCAACCATACTTCGTGAAGCCGGTTATCACACCGCCTATTTCGGCAAGTGGCACTGCGGGACGGTGCGCGACCAGATCCCCCCGGAGGTGCGGCGCGACCCCGGCTACTATGACCTCAAAGCGGCGCCGCGCACGCCGGAGTTCCACCGGGGCGGTTTCCAGGACTGGTACGGATTCGAGATGAACAACGCACCGTTCAAGGGATTTTACTACCGGGAAAGCGACGTCGATCCCACGCGCATGCCGGGCTACCAGACCGACGCATTGACCGACATGGCCATCGCGTACCTGCAGGACTACGACGGGGACCGGCCGCTCTTTCTCGTCCTCAGCGTGGAGCCGCCCCACTGGCCCCTCGAAGCGCCGGATGCCTGCATGCGGTTCGATCCGCCGTCCCTGAAGACCCGCCCGAATTTCGGCGGCAACCCCGGTCTCCGGGAGCGCCTCGCGGCGTATTACGCCATGATCGAAAACCTGGACGGGAACATCGGCCGAATGCTCGACGCGTTGGGGGAAATCGACGGATTTCGGGATAACACGATTACGGTGTATTTTTCAGATCACGGCGACTTCATGGGAAGCCACGGCCAGATGGAGGACAAGGGGCATCCCCACGAGGAGTCCGTCCGGGTACCCGCGATCTTTCACGGGCCCGGGATCGTCGCGCCCCAGGGTGCGCGGCTGGACCCGTTCAGTCTGGTGGACATGGCGCCCACGACCCTGGGCCTGGCGGGGATGCCCGTGCCCGAACACATGCAGGGCGCCGACTACTCCCCGGCCTGCAAGGGCGGGGACTTCGAAGGCCCCGGCGATGTGCTGCTCGAAATGGTGGGAGCTCCCAGAGTGCATTTCGACTATGCGGACTGGCGCGGTCTGGCCACGGACCGATGGAAGTACGCCTTCTACGAGACCGGGCACGAACTGCTCTTCGACCTGTGGGAGGACCCTTACGAATCGCGGAACCTGGCGGACGCGAATCCGGCCGTCCTGACGGATATGCGGTCACGCCTGCTGGAACTGCTGAAAATCACGCGGGAACCTTACTTCGACGTCATCGTCAGGCACGGGGTCCGTCCCGACGGCCCCGCCCTGAACATATCCCGGCGAAGACGGGAGGGCATCGCGCCATCCTGGGGCGACCTCATACGCAACGCCTGA
- the kynU gene encoding kynureninase, translated as MDDRLDFRMSAADMDAGDELSSFRPRFHFPRTEYGADTVYLVGHSLGLQPKAARDYVDRELEAWRRLGVEGHFEGDNPWMPYHEALTEPLARLAGALPGEVVAMNTLTVNLHLMLVSFYRPTPERHRILIEDAAFPSDQYAVASQSAWHGYDPAESVIELRPREGEDAIRTGDVEELLEREGETIALVFLGGVNYLTGQAFDMERITEAGRRQGCVVGYDLAHAMGNLELRLHDWDVDFAVWCSYKYLNGGPGCVGGCFVHERHGRRGDLPRFAGWWGHDKSTRFWMPSVFEATPGAEGWQLSNPPILPLAALRASLELFDEAGMDRLRAKSRRLTGYLVHLLRTRFPDGPSIISPADPEQRGCQISFRTGPEGRRVHRHLAEHGIWCDWREPDVIRVAPVPLYNSYSDIHRFVEVMAEGMGSAG; from the coding sequence ATGGATGATCGCCTCGATTTCCGCATGAGCGCCGCCGACATGGACGCCGGGGACGAACTATCGTCCTTCCGGCCGCGCTTTCATTTTCCGCGGACCGAATACGGAGCGGATACCGTCTACCTGGTCGGCCATTCGCTGGGACTCCAGCCGAAAGCCGCCCGGGACTACGTGGACCGGGAGCTCGAAGCCTGGCGAAGGCTGGGGGTCGAGGGGCATTTCGAGGGAGACAACCCCTGGATGCCCTACCACGAAGCGTTGACGGAACCGCTGGCCCGGCTCGCCGGCGCCCTGCCCGGCGAAGTCGTGGCCATGAATACCCTCACGGTGAACCTGCACCTGATGCTGGTCTCATTCTATCGTCCCACCCCGGAAAGACACCGGATCCTCATCGAAGACGCCGCATTCCCGTCAGACCAGTACGCCGTCGCTTCGCAGTCCGCCTGGCACGGCTACGATCCCGCCGAAAGCGTGATCGAGCTGCGGCCCCGGGAGGGGGAAGACGCCATCCGTACCGGGGACGTCGAAGAACTGCTCGAACGGGAGGGCGAGACCATCGCCCTGGTCTTCCTCGGCGGGGTGAACTACCTCACCGGACAGGCCTTCGACATGGAACGGATCACCGAGGCGGGCCGCCGGCAGGGGTGCGTCGTGGGATACGACCTCGCCCACGCCATGGGCAACCTGGAACTGCGGCTGCACGACTGGGACGTCGACTTCGCCGTCTGGTGTTCCTACAAGTATTTGAACGGCGGTCCCGGCTGCGTGGGCGGGTGCTTCGTCCACGAACGGCACGGACGAAGAGGCGACCTGCCCCGGTTCGCCGGATGGTGGGGGCACGACAAGTCGACCCGGTTCTGGATGCCTTCGGTCTTTGAGGCGACTCCGGGGGCGGAAGGCTGGCAACTCAGCAATCCGCCCATCCTCCCGCTGGCGGCGCTGCGCGCCTCGCTGGAGCTCTTCGACGAGGCGGGTATGGACCGGCTTCGCGCAAAGAGCAGACGATTGACCGGGTACCTGGTTCACCTGCTTCGGACCCGCTTCCCGGATGGCCCGTCCATTATCTCGCCGGCGGACCCGGAGCAGCGCGGATGCCAGATCTCATTCAGGACGGGGCCGGAAGGGCGCCGCGTGCACCGGCACCTGGCGGAGCACGGCATCTGGTGCGACTGGCGCGAGCCCGACGTGATCCGCGTCGCCCCCGTGCCGCTGTACAACAGCTATTCGGATATTCATCGTTTCGTGGAGGTCATGGCGGAAGGGATGGGATCGGCCGGTTGA